The window ACTTCAAGTTATAGGGGAGGCTTTCGGGCCTCTCTTTTTTTGGCCTCGGTTTAGTACTACTTTAGGGACAACCACAGGTCGCGCCTTAGCATTGAGGCATGAACGGGTCGAGCATTCTTCCTCTGGCGGCTGACCTGCCCGCGGCGGAACTGGCAAACCTCTCGCTCAGCCCGGACGCCCACATCAGGGCTGCCGTCGCCACACATCCCAATACCGCGCCCTGCATGCTGGGAATACTGGCCACTGAATTTCCTGCTGAAGTGCTGATGAACCCCGCCTTACCGCTCCTGCGCCTCGCTGATCCGCGCCTCACGCAACGCTGGCCTGTTTCGGCGCTGCTGGCTCTGGTCAGACAGCCTCAAGCCCCAGCCTGGTTGAGGAGGCAAACCCTCACATACCCCAGAACAGAACTTCAGGTGGCTCTCGCCAGTCATCCGAACCTCACCACGCAGGAAATGCAAACACTGGCTCACCATCAAGCCTGGCTGGTTCGCGCCCGAATTGCGGCCAGAACTGATCTCTCCCCTGCCCTGCTTGCCGACCTGAGCCGGGATCGGCATGACGCGGTGCGGCTGGCGGTGGCTTCACGACCTGACCTGTCAAGGGAGTTCCTGTACTCATTCCTGACCGACACCTCGCGGTTCGTGCAGCAAGAAGCCCGCAGGCGCACCAGGCCCCACTTGCTGTAAGAAAACGTGTTTTCGGGGTGGACACGGCAGGGCGAAATGCTTATACTTGGAATGTTGCCCGCCAGACGGCGGGTTTTTACCAGCGTTACACAATCCGCCCCGGCGGGCGCTGGGAGCAGCAAAACCCACGGTCAAAAGACAGTGAGCGGCGCTTGCGAAAAGGAGTTCTTATGGCGAAAGACGGCCCCCGGATCATCGTGAAGATGGAAAGCAGTGCAGGCACTGGCTTCTACTACACCACCACCAAAAACCGCCGCAACACGCAGGCCAAAATGGAACTGCGCAAGTACGACCCCGTGGCCAAGAAGCACGTGGTCTTCAAGGAGAAAAAGGTCTGAGACTGCCCGCTGGCGGCCTGACCTTTTTCCATTGCTGGTGACGTTATGAATCTCTTCAAGTACTTCAGCGACGCACGCGCCGAACTGGCCCGTGTGACGTGGCCGACCCGCACGGAAGTCATTGAGGGAACGCAGGCGACGCTGATTTTTCTGGTGGCCCTGACCTTAATTGTCTGGCTGATGGACACGATTTTCGGCCTCGGCATTCAAGCGGCGCTCAGGTAGAGCGCAGGAGCGCAAGCATGAGCATCGAGTGGTACGCCGTTCACACCTACGTCGGTCAGGAAGACCGCGTGCAGGAACAACTGATGGATCGGGCGAAGAAACTGGGCATGTTCTACACCAAGATCTTCCAGGTGATTCAGCCGGAAGAAGAGGCCGTGGAACTCCAGGAAGGTGGCAAGAAAGTCACCGTGAAACGCAAACTGTTCCCCGGTTACGTGTTCGTGCAGATGGACGTTGAGGATGACGACGCGCCGGGCGAACTGGGCGAATCGTGGGAAGTGGTGCGCGGCACCAACGGCGTTACCGGCTTCGTCGGCACCGCCACCCGCCCGGTTCCGCTGTCGCCGGAGGAAGTGCAGCGCCTGCTGGCTTCGGTCGGCGTGGCGGCCCAGCCGGCCGTGGAGGAAGCCCCGAAAATCAAGGTGGACTTCAAGGCGGGCGACATGGTGCGCGTTACCTCCGGCCCGTTCGCGGATTTCAGCGGCGTGGTGGGCGAGGTCAACATGGCCCAGTCCAAGGTGAAGGTGCTGGTCAGCATCTTCGGGCGCGAAACGCCGGTGGAACTGGATTTCTCGCAGGTCACGAAGTAAGCACAGCCCAGCTCTTGGCAACCGGGCCTGCACTGTGTAAAATTGGAAAGTTGCTGTCAGTTACAGACTGACGGAACTTAGCGTCAGCACCCCAGACCACACGGGTTTTCCTGGCTGGGGGAGCTAAGGAGGATTTGAAATGAAGAAAGTGACAGGGATTGTCAAACTGCAACTCCCGGCAGGCAAGGCCACGCCGGCCCCGCCCGTCGGCCCGGCCTTGGGTCAGTACGGCGCGAACATCATGGAGTTCACCAAGGCCTTCAACGCCCAGACGGCGGACAAAGGTGACGCGATCATTCCCGTGGAAATCACCATTTTCGCAGATCGCAGCTTCACGTTCATCACCAAGACCCCCCCCATGAGCTACCTGATCCGCAAGGCCGCAGGCGTGGGCAAGGGCAGCAGCACCCCCAATAAGAACAAGGTGGGCAAACTGAACTGGGATCAGGTGCTGGAAATCGCCAAGACCAAAATGCCCGACCTGAACGCCGGCAGCCTCGAAGCCGCCGCGAACACCGTGGCGGGTACGGCCCGCAGCATGGGCGTCACCATCGAGGGGGCCCCCAATGCCTAAGCACGGCAAACGTTACAACGCGCTGGTCAGCAAAGTGGATCGCAACAAGCAGTACACCATCGACGAAGCGGCCGCCCTGGTGAAGGAAATTGCCACGGCCAAATTCGACGAGACTGTGGAAGTTCACTTCCGCCTGGGCATCGATCCCCGCAAGAGCGACCAGAACGTGCGCGGCACGGTCGCCCTGCCTCACGGCACGGGCCGCACCATCCGCGTGGCCGCCATCACCAAGGGTGAAAACGTGGCAGCTGCCGAAGCGGCCGGCGCCGACGTGGCCGGTGGCGATGAGCTGATCGAACGCATCGCCGGTGGCTTCATGGACTTCGACGCCGTGGTGGCCACCCCCGACATGATGGCCGCTGTCGGTCAGAAACTCGCCCGTCTGCTCGGGCCCCGCGGTCTGCTGCCCAACCCCAAGAGCGGCACCGTCGGCCCCGACGTGGCCGGCATGGTTAAGGGTCTGAAAGCGGGCCGGATCGAATTCCGTAACGACAAGACCGGCGTTGTTCATGCTCCCATCGGCAAGGCCAGCTTCGAGTCCGGCAACCTCAGCGCCAACTTCGGCGCCCTGGTGTCTGCTCTGGAAGCCGCCAAGCCCGGCAGCGCCAAGGGCGTGTTCGTGCGCAGCGCGTACCTGACCACCACCATGGGGCCGAGCATTCCCCTGACCCTCAGCAGCAGCAGCGCCTAAAGCGCAGGGAGGGCAGAGCGTCAACACACTGCCTGTCCTCCCCTCTCTCTCGGCATTCCGGTGCACCTCGCACCCTTCCAATAAGCCCTCTTTTTGGCATCAAAGACAGCGGGGACGCCTCAGCCACGTTTAAAGATCCCGCCGAGTTGTCAGGCTGCAAGAGCTTTCAGGCATCAAGCATGCGAGAACTGCACCTGAACTTGTTCCCACCTAGGAGGTTCACCGCGTGGCGAACGAAAAGAACCAGCAGACGTTCAGCAACCTCAAGGACAGCCTTTCGGGCATCGAGACGTTCTACGTCGTTGATTACCAGGGCCTGACCGCCGGGCAACTGAGCAAACTGCGTAAAGACATCCGCGAGAAGGGTGGGCAACTGATCGTTGCCAAGAACACCCTGATCAACCTGGCCCTGCAAGACGGCGGCAAGGACTTCACCGACGCCCTGAAAGGGCCTTCAGCCCTGGTGCTGGCCCAGGAAGACCCCGCCGGGGTCGCCAAGGCCCTCAGCGACGCCGCCAAAGGCAACGACAAGGGCATTCCCGCCATCAAGGGCGGCTTTGTTGAAGGCAACAAGGTCGACGTGAAGGTCGTGGAACGCCTCGCCAGCCTCGGCAGCAAGACCACCTTGCAGGCCGAACTGGTCGGTGTGCTCAGCGCGCACCTCAGCAACTTCGTGGGCATCCTCGAAGCGTACAAAGAAAAACTCGAAGGCGAAGGCCAGAGCGCTTAAGCGCCCGCCTGAACCGAGAAGCAAGACCCCA is drawn from Deinococcus fonticola and contains these coding sequences:
- the rpmG gene encoding 50S ribosomal protein L33, with the translated sequence MAKDGPRIIVKMESSAGTGFYYTTTKNRRNTQAKMELRKYDPVAKKHVVFKEKKV
- the secE gene encoding preprotein translocase subunit SecE — protein: MNLFKYFSDARAELARVTWPTRTEVIEGTQATLIFLVALTLIVWLMDTIFGLGIQAALR
- the nusG gene encoding transcription termination/antitermination protein NusG, which codes for MSIEWYAVHTYVGQEDRVQEQLMDRAKKLGMFYTKIFQVIQPEEEAVELQEGGKKVTVKRKLFPGYVFVQMDVEDDDAPGELGESWEVVRGTNGVTGFVGTATRPVPLSPEEVQRLLASVGVAAQPAVEEAPKIKVDFKAGDMVRVTSGPFADFSGVVGEVNMAQSKVKVLVSIFGRETPVELDFSQVTK
- the rplK gene encoding 50S ribosomal protein L11, which codes for MKKVTGIVKLQLPAGKATPAPPVGPALGQYGANIMEFTKAFNAQTADKGDAIIPVEITIFADRSFTFITKTPPMSYLIRKAAGVGKGSSTPNKNKVGKLNWDQVLEIAKTKMPDLNAGSLEAAANTVAGTARSMGVTIEGAPNA
- the rplA gene encoding 50S ribosomal protein L1, translated to MPKHGKRYNALVSKVDRNKQYTIDEAAALVKEIATAKFDETVEVHFRLGIDPRKSDQNVRGTVALPHGTGRTIRVAAITKGENVAAAEAAGADVAGGDELIERIAGGFMDFDAVVATPDMMAAVGQKLARLLGPRGLLPNPKSGTVGPDVAGMVKGLKAGRIEFRNDKTGVVHAPIGKASFESGNLSANFGALVSALEAAKPGSAKGVFVRSAYLTTTMGPSIPLTLSSSSA
- the rplJ gene encoding 50S ribosomal protein L10, translated to MANEKNQQTFSNLKDSLSGIETFYVVDYQGLTAGQLSKLRKDIREKGGQLIVAKNTLINLALQDGGKDFTDALKGPSALVLAQEDPAGVAKALSDAAKGNDKGIPAIKGGFVEGNKVDVKVVERLASLGSKTTLQAELVGVLSAHLSNFVGILEAYKEKLEGEGQSA